Proteins encoded within one genomic window of Tigriopus californicus strain San Diego chromosome 12, Tcal_SD_v2.1, whole genome shotgun sequence:
- the LOC131892095 gene encoding uncharacterized protein LOC131892095, with translation MGGIVLFLALVLFVMVPNVKPGSSSLSKNLANDSKPPLTIRNVIKSFSISLPFLDKFILFCGNGMFESMLQPHMINSQAQATQFEVSMAFLIMAGCYMITSPLAGYVCDRIRRPVLLSIVGNFLLFIAFIFIGPAPFLTGLPTSVPLIFGMMPFFGLGYGLVWVSSFSRADKECIRQGYRDDVNTYLVLTGKK, from the exons ATGGGAGGGATTGtccttttcttggccttggtgcTATTTGTGATGGTTCCAAATGTAAAACCTGGCTCGTCCTCCTTGAGCAAAAATCTGGCCAATGATTCGAAACCCCCTCTCACCATCAGAAACGTCATCAAA TCTTTTAGTATTTCCCTCccgtttttggacaaattcaTCCTTTTTTGTGGAAATGGAATGTTTGAATCAATGCTCCAACCGCATATGATAAATTCTCAGGCTCAAGCAACTCAGTTCGAGGTCAGCATGGCTTTCTTGATCATGGCTGGGTGTTACATGATCACCTCTCCACTTGCTGGTTAC GTTTGTGATAGAATAAGGCGGCCGGTTTTGCTTTCCATTGTTGGCAATTTCCTTCTGTTCATTGCATTCATCTTCATTGGACCCGCCCCATTCTTGACGGGATTACCGACCTCGGTTCCATTGATCTTCGGAATGATGCCCTTCTTTGGGCTAGGTTATGGATTGGTATGGGTCTCTTCGTTTTCCAGAGCTGACAAGGAATGCATCCGACAAGGGTATCGAGATGACGTTAATACCTATTTGGTTCTAACAGGTAAGAAGTAA